The following proteins come from a genomic window of Gossypium raimondii isolate GPD5lz chromosome 5, ASM2569854v1, whole genome shotgun sequence:
- the LOC105767437 gene encoding AIG2-like protein D isoform X2 — translation MGEAAVAAHNVFVYGSLLSDDVVRVLLNRVPPSSAVLLNHFHRFSIKGRVYPAILPVQNRHVSGRVLMGISDPELHILDEFEDVEYQRTRVEESSDKLQAHAYVWRNTSDPNLYGDWDFEEWKQVHKESFIKMTMGFMEELELPESKPIGATYESFYQQDDAEK, via the exons ATGGGGGAAGCAGCAGTGGCAGCGCACAACGTATTCGTATATGGAAGCCTATTATCAGATGATGTGGTTCGTGTCCTGTTGAATCGAGTTCCCCCTTCCTCCGCTGTTCTTCTCAACCACTT CCACAGATTTAGCATTAAAGGACGCGTTTATCCGGCAATTCTCCCAGTCCAAAACCGTCATGTTAGTGGCAGAGTGCTAATGGGAATATCGGATCCTGAATTGCATATTTTGGATGAATTTGAGGATGTTGAGTACCAAAGGACCCGCGTTGAG GAAAGTTCTGACAAGTTACAAGCCCACGCTTATGTGTGGAGAAACACTAGTGATCCCAACTTGTATGGTGATTGGGATTTTGag GAATGGAAACAAGTGCACAAGGAAAGCTTCATCAAGATGACAATGGGGTTTATGGAAGAACTAGAGCTGCCTGAATCAAAGCCAATAGGGGCCACTTACGAATCCTTCTATCAGCAAGATGATGCTGAAAAGTGA
- the LOC105767437 gene encoding AIG2-like protein D isoform X1 gives MGEAAVAAHNVFVYGSLLSDDVVRVLLNRVPPSSAVLLNHFHRFSIKGRVYPAILPVQNRHVSGRVLMGISDPELHILDEFEDVEYQRTRVEVSLLESSDKLQAHAYVWRNTSDPNLYGDWDFEEWKQVHKESFIKMTMGFMEELELPESKPIGATYESFYQQDDAEK, from the exons ATGGGGGAAGCAGCAGTGGCAGCGCACAACGTATTCGTATATGGAAGCCTATTATCAGATGATGTGGTTCGTGTCCTGTTGAATCGAGTTCCCCCTTCCTCCGCTGTTCTTCTCAACCACTT CCACAGATTTAGCATTAAAGGACGCGTTTATCCGGCAATTCTCCCAGTCCAAAACCGTCATGTTAGTGGCAGAGTGCTAATGGGAATATCGGATCCTGAATTGCATATTTTGGATGAATTTGAGGATGTTGAGTACCAAAGGACCCGCGTTGAGGTCTCTTTGCTA GAAAGTTCTGACAAGTTACAAGCCCACGCTTATGTGTGGAGAAACACTAGTGATCCCAACTTGTATGGTGATTGGGATTTTGag GAATGGAAACAAGTGCACAAGGAAAGCTTCATCAAGATGACAATGGGGTTTATGGAAGAACTAGAGCTGCCTGAATCAAAGCCAATAGGGGCCACTTACGAATCCTTCTATCAGCAAGATGATGCTGAAAAGTGA